ttattatttttatattgcaAATGTATGAGCATGAATTATTATTTCTTATCAATGATTGTTTTCTGCATGATTGCTACTTTTCGTTCACACTGAAGATGCAAGGTGGTGATGATTGATGACTGAGACCTTACTTTCCAAAGTCATTCTAATCTCCTAACACGTTCATTAATAGGTTCATATGGATCTACACTTCGGTACAAAGGTGTGGAGCGATTGAAGCCGGTTGGGAAACATTCTATTATAGGAGCCAGTGGTGAGATCAGTGATTTTCAGGAGATAATGCGCTTTCTTGACGAGCTTATGTAAGTGTATGGCATTCAACAGtagtaattttattttcacCTGGCTAATATTTATTAAGACaattattttatgtattgtggtaaattttttattcttgCTTTACGAATGTAGCTTGAATGATAACATGTGGGATGATGGGAACTCCTTGGGCCCTAAAGAGGTGCATAATTATCTAACCAGGGTAATGTACAATCGCCGCAATAAGTTCAATCCATTGTGGAATTCGCTTGTGCTTGGTGGGGTTAAGAATGGGCAGAAGTATCTTGGAACGgtagtttttattttaatatttttttgttgccCCCACCCCCCGACCCAcccacacacaaaaaaaaaattcctttcaTTTTTTGTCATATCGATCATGGGTTCGTTACTTTTTGAATGCATTCAGGTTAGTATGATAGGTGTACATTATGAGGATGACCATGTCGCAACTGGATTTGGTAATCACCTAGCACGTCCTCTTTTGCGTGATGAATGGCACGGGAATTTGACTTTTGAAGAGGGTGTAAAGTTACTGGAGAAATGTATGCGTGTGCTGCTGTATCGCGATCGATCAGCTGTTAACAAGATTCAGGTTCTCTTTATTGGGACTGAAATATTCCTGAAACtacttatttaaaatattttgatgctCTCTTGACCTtcctttatattttctttttgggACTATTACGCGTTGCTTGAAATGAGCATAAAGAACTATTGTTAAGATTATGTGATATATCAAAATTCGTAGATGGTCTGGCTAAGGTATGCAATCATATATGGTTCTTGCATGATGCTATGATTGGAGATCTATTTTTTGAGCGCCCGGATGTATATACATATCTATGTATTTCTTTAGCAAATTTCTGTTGAATGGAAAAAGTTTTGGGTTATTTTGAGCATACCTGATGTCTTTTTATTTACTGTTTGTATGATTTCCATCTAGTTCCAAATAGCTGAATCTATTCCCAAATTAACTACTGCTGGAGTGGAATGTATGACTGTTTTATGGTTGTTCAAGATTAGCTATTATACTTTTTCAGTGACAATTAATATTACTCCACAGATTTCAAAGATCACAGAGGAAGGAGTTACAACTTTTCCGCCATACTCGTTGAAGACGTATTGGAATTTCTCTGCTTTCCAGAATCCAACTGTTGGTGCCGAGGGTTCATGGTAGGATGATCAAGTTATAAACTGTGTTCTGCATTTGAAATGTTTTTCAGGTTTATTTTGTTCGAATTTGGCTGGATACATTTTAATCCTGTAATTTTGTATGTTTGTTTTAGTTGCAACCCTCAGTTTGCAACCAATCAGCTACCTGAATTTCTTATCTATGTTGTGCAACGTTTTAAATTAAAGCATCATTCATTCCAATCCCCTTAAATCATGCTTAATAAACACGTGAAAGTTAATTTTGTTTTCCAATTTTTGGAATATGTTGCACTTTTCAACAAACCCCCtcccccttttttgtcaaatatGGCCATTTCCCACATGCTGTTGGTGCATTAGCGAGttcctttttattattttttatacatatggCTTGTGTTTGTGAAAACTatattttggtttattttattttagaaatggTGCTTTTTCATGGATTATGAAAgcctattattttattttacgtcCTATGAACCTCAAGTTCACGATATACATATTACATAGCATTTGACATGTAACAAACATTAAATGAGAAACTTTTCcgacatatttttattcaacgATGACAGTTTCTGTGGGTTGGCAAAAACTTTATCATTAGTATTCTTTTggcataaatatatttttttattatcaaaaaacTATTAGGTCGAGTTTCGATTGAAAGGTTTAACTGATTTGAAATTCGAATTTCTTTCATAAATCTACtcaattttctttaatttacaAACACAGATTCAAATCCCACGAGCTCTtatgtcaaatattttttttcagcaaaaacaaacaaattcaaaattttgtttacTGGAATTTATAATTACACTTCATTACTTAAATCAAAGGCTCCAATGATCGAATCAGTTCATTTGGCGACATAATTCAACACTTGACATGCGCGCCTCATCTAGGTTTAAAAACTTAATTATAGGCAAATAATTCGAAatccataaattttaaattttattattttgagtgaATCTATACTAAATACACAAGATCAACACAtccaaaaagaaaaatgtaagGATCATGTTCCATGGAAGGCAAAAAAACCTATGAAATAAAGTCGTTTCAAGAATATATCGAATGCTAGTGGAAGGTGATGGGATCAATATGGACGAAACATCAACCTTCTCCTCctcaattttgtttttttgggaaaaaaaaaaaatattttttataaatgacaaacaaaaggaaaataaatttcaataacCTTTTCCTCCACCTCCTTTCAAAAAATGAAACAATAAGCACATTGGAGAAGGGAAAGATACAAGGCACAACTTTCAAGACTCTGCCATATCGTTCCATGAAGCTcagtttcatatttttgaagagGAAAATTAATCTCAATAAATAGTTTACACAAGTGCCATTGGCGGCTTTCTTCTTCTATTGTATCAAGAGGAAGATTGATGTAAACATGAACTCTAAATAGTACAACCCCGTGATAATGTTACCTGAACATGGTGAGGGGAGAATCATGAGGGTAAGACCCTAAATGCCTGCTGAGAGTATCTTGATCATCTTTGAAGAGGAAGATTGATCGAACCCCTGATGGTGAAGTGGCATCCTGTATAATGAAAAGTGAAGGGCTCCCATGATTATTCATGTCAACTTCATTATCATTTTTAGCTTGGTCATCTAATATAGAGAGTTCGGGTTCAAAATATGGGGAAGCAAATGAAACTTCTTCTTGCTGACTGAGAAAGTTTAAGTGAAGATCACATTGAACAAGTTTTTCGAAATGCTTTTGCTGTCAAGCCATGTGGGAATTCCAAAAAATGTTGCCTGAAAAACCAAATTAACCAGgtatgaaatatatattgaGATAGTAACAGTAAACCTCCATAAGGTCAGTTGCAAAAGTTATGATGTAAACTAAGATTTGAAACATATAAACACGTGTGATAAGATGCACAAGACCATGATCCAATATGGCGGATCCTCTTCTAAGAATCCAAGTGGTCAAAAGTTATGCATGTTACCTATGAATACTAGCTTGTCCACCAGTAAAGTCAGAGGTTGTCTGCCATAGAGTGTACTTCCTGGGTTGTGGGTTAGTCTCTCTGAAGAAGAGATGCCTCGCCTGATGTGCAAATGAAACAATGCCAGAAATTTAATAGCCACTGCTACAAATTAGAGATATATTAAAAGACAGCATCTGATGTAAACAAACCAATGAAATGGCGCCATTTGATTTAGGTACAATAAAATCAAGCTTTGTTACCGTAACATTAAAAGTTCCAGAccactaaatttttattttattcttaagACCAACATCAAGAACTTCCCATACGAGTTTAGGCTTGGCAAAATAACATTTTGCCACCAGATCTCCCTCACATCTTGATTTGCACTGTAGGTTCAATAATACATTCAGTTTTTTAAAGCGATTATTATATGCTAAATAAACTAATTTCCATCATATAAGTCATATATACATCCCAATTAGTTCCAATTTTAATAACTGAAGCAGGAAAATTGGAGGCCTTCATCTTATCAACAGAAGCAGCACCACCTTTCGACTCTCTATCACCGTGACTATGATTTCCAACTTTTGGTGTAGCATATAATAATCcatatataatatagataatcTAAGTTAATCTTGTGGGCATATATTGATTTCATATTTGTTATCTTctcaaattaaattttcaaaattaaaataataattgaattaTGCATCCAACAaatagaatttaaaaaaa
Above is a genomic segment from Primulina huaijiensis isolate GDHJ02 unplaced genomic scaffold, ASM1229523v2 scaffold38149, whole genome shotgun sequence containing:
- the LOC140968854 gene encoding proteasome subunit beta type-4-like, producing the protein MAINLVDSTPAMNNLLGSEIDSQRTLYPYVTGTSVVGLKYKDGILLAADMGGSYGSTLRYKGVERLKPVGKHSIIGASGEISDFQEIMRFLDELILNDNMWDDGNSLGPKEVHNYLTRVMYNRRNKFNPLWNSLVLGGVKNGQKYLGTVSMIGVHYEDDHVATGFGNHLARPLLRDEWHGNLTFEEGVKLLEKCMRVLLYRDRSAVNKIQISKITEEGVTTFPPYSLKTYWNFSAFQNPTVGAEGSW